The DNA window GGTGACCTGGTTGTAGATCACACGGCGCTCAGCCATAAGCTCGCGGATCTTGCGGTCGGCGTGGATCACCGTGGTGTGGTCCCGGCCGCCGAGTTCCTGGCCGATCTTGGGCAGCGACATGTCCGTCAGCTCGCGGCACAGGTACATCGCGATCTGACGGGCCGTGACCAGCGTCCGGGTCCGTGACTTGCTGCAGAGCTCTTCCATGCTGAGCTTGAAGTACTCGGCCGTCTGCGTCAGGATCTGGCTCGAGGTGATCTCCTGCGCGCCGTCATCGGTGATGAGGTCCTTGAGGACCATCTCGGCCAGGGCAACATCCACCGGCTGGCGGTTGAGGCTGGCGAAGGCCGTGACGCGGATGAGGGCGCCTTCGAGTTCGCGGATGTTGCTGGAGATCTTGGAAGCGATGTATTCCAGGGCGTCGTCCGGAGCGGAGAGACCTTCGCTGAGGGCCTTCTTCCGGAGGATGGCGATGCGGGTTTCGAGTTCCGGCGGCTGGATGTCGGTCAGCAGGCCCCACTCGAAGCGCGACTTCATGCGGTCCTCGAAGCCGGCCAGCAGCTTGGGCGGCTGGTCGGACGTGATCACAACCTGCTTGTTGTTGTTGTGCAGGGAGTTGAAGGTGTGGAAGAACTCCTCCAGGGTCCGGTCCTTGCCGGCGAGGAACTGGATGTCATCGATCAGCAGCACATCCACGTTGCGGTACGTGGTCTTGAAGCTGGCGCCCTCATCGTCACGGATCGAGTTGATGAAGTCGTTGGTGAATTCCTCGGAGTTCACGTACCGGACGCGGATGCCGCTGTAGAGGCGCCGGGCGTAGTGGCCGATCGCGTGCAGCAGGTGGGTCTTGCCCAGTCCGGAGTCGCCGTAAATGAACAGCGGGTTGTAGGCCTTCGCGGGCGCTTCGGCCACCGCCACGGCGGCGGCATGGGCGAACCGGTTCGATGAGCCGATCACGAAGGTGTCAAAAACGTACTTGGGATTCAACCGGCCGAACTCGTGGGAAGTGCTCGGCAGCATGGGCTGCGGCTTCAGTTCCACCGACGGGTCGGCAGCGAGGGAAAGCTCGACGGCGGGTTCCGGCTCTTCGTGGACGGGCACCAGATCGGTGTCAACGTCGATGGCGCAGCGGATGTCGTCTGAGAAAACATTGCGGAGCGCGTCGTCGAGTGCGTCCTTGACCTGGGTCTGCAGCACTTCCCTGGTGAGTTCATTGGGCACGGCCACGAGGAGGGTGGAACCGATGAGGCCCTGCGCCTGGGCCAGGATGACAAAGCCGCGCTGCCTCGGGGAAACACGGTCGTCCTGCTCAAGAAGGGTCACCACGCGCCGCCAGGAACTTCCGACAGTATTGGCGTGGTTGGCTTCGTCTACTGTCATCAATCGGGTTCCTCAAAGCTTGCTTACCTGCATTACATGCAGCCGCAAGCCTGGATCCAGGGTGCTGTCCCGGCTTCATCCACAGGGTTATGCACAGTCCGTGGATAATCGGCTACTGGGCCACTCTAGGGGATGAAAAGGCCAGAAGATAGCTGGGAAGTGGCTTGTGGATAATTACACCGTTGTGGTTCGAAAAAGGGGCTTGTGACCCACTTCATCCACAGGCTGGGGACACCGGTTAGCCACAGTTGGGGAAAGGTGGCGGGCCACCTCCCGGTTTGACTCGGGGTCGCAGTTTGGCCTAACGTTGTGGAGTCCTTTGTGCCTGCTTTCTGACCCCATTTTGACCTTCCAGACGCCCAGCGTTCCGGGAAATCGGGGGAAGCAGACACATACAAAACTTAGCGTCGGCCAGTTCTTCCCCTTTTTTGATCGGGTGGGCGCACCTTTGATCCACTGGAGTAACTAACGTGAGCAAGCGGACTTTTCAGCCGAATAACCGCCGTCGGGCCAAGAAGCATGGCTTCCGCCTTCGTATGCGCACCCGTGCAGGCCGCGCCATCCTGGCCGCCCGCCGCGGCAAGGGCCGCATCGAACTGTCGGCCTAAATACTGACTCGTCGGTTATCTTTCCTTTGCGAGTTTAACGGTGCTGGCCACCAGGAACCGTCTGAGGACTTCAACCGATTTTTCAACAACTGTACGTTCCGGCGTCCGCAATGGACGCCGGAACGTAGTCTTATATACGGCAACTATCGGGGCCGATGAACCCAGCAGAATCGGGTTCATCGTTTCCAAGGGTGTCGGGAACGCTGTTGCCAGGAACCTCGTTAAGAGGAGACTTAGGGAAGCCGGTGCTGTCTCGCTGCGCGAGTACGGTACCGGGTTCGCTATTGTGGTGCGTGCCCTGCCTGCCTCGGCGACTGCCAGCTGGCAGGAACTGCTGGCGGATTACAACGCTGCCTTGGAAGTAACCATGAGGCGGCTGGGTGGCCGCCATCCAAAGTCGGCTGCATTGCGATCGAACGGAACAACACAGGAAGGGACACAGCGTGTTTGACCTGACTGGCGCCGTCGTCCCTTTCCTTAAGTCCGCTGCAGCGGCTGCCGGCAGATTCGTCTGGAACCTGCCGCGCAATATCCTCATTCTTCTGCTGATGGCCTACCGCAAGGTGATTTCGCCCTTGTACGGGCAGGTCTGCCGCTTCTTTCCTTCGTGCTCGGCCTATGCGCTGGAGGCAATCACGGTTCACGGAGCCGTCAGGGGAAGCTGGCTTGCAGCCAAGCGACTGGTGCGCTGCCACCCTTGGAACGCCGGCGGAGTGGACCATGTCCCCGCCGGCCACCGCGAATGGCCAGACAACCAGACCCCCACAATTGTTGTGCTGAACAACCCGGATAAGTACCTGGCTGCTCGGACTGATGGAGAAGGCCGCCTTGCGGCCTAACGAATAGGGATATCGCATGGACATCTTTGGAACAATCATGGCTCCGTTCAAGTGGCTGGTTTCAGTCATTATGGTCGGCTTCCATGACGGACTGAGCTTCATCGGCTTGCCGGCCGCGAACGGCTGGACATGGACGCTGTCCATCATTGGACTGGTGTTGGTCATCCGTGCCGCCCTGATCCCCGTGTTCGTCAAGCAGATCAAGGCACAGCGAGGCATGCAGTTGCTGCAACCTGACCTGAAGAAACTGCAGGACAAGTACAAGGGCAAGACCGATCAGCTGTCCCGCCAGGCCATGGCGCAGGAACAGATGGCCATGTACAAGAAGCACGGGACCAACCCGTTCTCGGCGTGCCTTCCGATGCTGATCCAGATGCCGTTCTTCTTCGCCCTGTTCCAGGTGCTCTCCGGCATCAGTACGGCCAAGGCCGGCGGCCAGGGCATCGGTGCCATGAGCGTCGAGCAGGTCAGGCAGTTCGACGAGTCCAGCATCTTTGGCGCTCCGCTCTCCGCATCCCTGCTTCACGGCAGCACCGCAGGCGGTGAGGTTGCCGTTTGGATCCTCTCGATCGTGATGATCCTGGCCATGACGGCGTCGCAGTTCATCACGCAGAAGCAGATCATGGCCAAGAACATGTCCGAAGAGGCCATGGCCAGCCCGTTTATGCGCCAGCAGAAGATGATGCTCTACATCCTTCCCCTCGTCTTCGGCGTCGGCGGAATTAACTTCCCCATCGGTGTCCTCATCTACTGGACCACCACCAACCTGTGGACCATGGGCCAGCAGTTCTTTGTCATCCGCCGCATGCCCACGCCGGGATCCCCCGCCGCGAAGGCCCTGGCCGAGCGCCGTGCCGCGAAGGGCCTGCCGGTGCTCCCCATCCTGGGAGGCAAGAAGGCCGACGCCGAGGCTGAGGCCGCTGCCGCCGCTGCGGTTTCGGAAGCCCGCAGCCAGCGCATACAGCCACAACGTAAGAACAGGAAGAAGAAGTAATGTCTGTTGAGAGCTCTGAGCACGCACTTTCCGCTGATGTCAGCGAAGACCAGGACGACGCCACCGAGGCAGTGAACGCCGGTAAGGGTACGTCTGCGAGCCGCCTTGAAGAAGAAGGCGACGTTGCGGCCGACTACCTGGAAGAACTGCTTGATATCGCCGACATCGACGGCGACATTGACATCGAGGTCCGCAACGGACGGACCTACATCTCCATCGTCACCGAGGAAGAATCGGCCGGCCTGGAGAACCTGGTGGGCAAGGACGGCGAAGTACTGGAAGCACTCCAGGAGCTGACACGTCTTTCGGTTCTTTCCGCAACGGAAAACCGGTCACGCCTGGTGCTCGACATCAACGGGTACCGCAAAGAACGCGCGGGCCACCTGCAGAAGATCGCCGAGGATGCCGTTGCGTCCGTCAAGGAAACCGGTGAGGCCGTCGCACTGGAGCCGATGAGCGCCTACGAGCGCAAGATCGTGCACGACGCCGTTGCCGATCTCGGGTTCGTAAGCGAGTCCGAGGGCGAAGGCGCCGGCCGGCACATCGTCGTCTCTGCTGACTGAACAGCCGGCTGGACTACTGATGGTGGAAATTACTGCGGCCGAGCGCCAGGCAGCGGAAAAGATCTTCGGCGATCGCCTTGGCCTGGCCGAGCGGTATGTGGAGCACCTCGCCACGTCGGGAACCGAACGTGGACTCATCGGTCCCCGGGAAGTTCCCCGGCTGTGGGGACGCCACGTCCTGAACTGTGCGGTTATTGAGAGCGAAATTGCGCACGGAAGCCACGTGGCCGACGTCGGCAGCGGAGCCGGCTTGCCGGGCCTTTGCCTGGCCATCGCCCGCCCGGATCTGGAGCTGACCCTCATTGAACCGCTGGAGCGGCGGGTCATCTGGCTGCAGGAGGTAGTTGACGATCTCGGCCTGAGCAATGTTACGGTTATGCGCACCCGGGCCGAACTGGCTGTCGGGATGGTGAAGGCGGACGTTGTGACCGCCCGGGCAGTGTCGGCGCTGAGCAATCTGGCCGGCCTGACTATTCCGCTGTTGGATGGCGACGGTGAAGTCGTAGCCATCAAGGGGCGAAGCGCCGCCGAGGAAATTGAAAAGGCCGCCAAGGTGATCCGCAAGCTTGGCGGTGTGCAGACTTCCGTAGTGACAGTGGGGCAGGATCTGCTGGAGGAACCCACCACCGTCGTTCGAATTGTAGTGAAGAAGACGCGAAAGATCGTCTAGCCAAGGCCCGTTGCCACAGGTCTTGGGGGCGTAGCGGTTAGGCTAGAGAACGGCAGCAAAAGCCGAACGAGAGTGAGTGTGTCCCAGTGACCAGTAGCGAAACCTCCACGCAGCGGATCCCCCCGTTCGTGTCCTTGGGGTCGGCGCGCGCCTTTGGTGTACCCTCGGTCGCTATGGCTTCGAATCACTTGAATTCGGTTGCGGTCCTGAACGCGTCGAAGGTTTCACGTGAAACACCGGCCACCGGCAACGTACTGGACACCTTGGACGACTCAAGCCCCATCGCCCGCGAACTTGCGCATGAGAACAAGCGCCGGGAGAGGCTCCTGGGCCGCAATCTCCCGAAGCCCGAGAAGACCCGCATCTTCACAGTCTCAAACCAAAAAGGTGGCGTGGGGAAGACCACCACCACGGTCAACATCGCAGCCGCACTGGCTGCCGCCGGGCTGAACGTCCTCGTTATCGACATCGACCCGCAGGGAAACGCTTCCACCGCGCTGGGCATCGAACATCATGCTGAAGTCGACAGCATCTACGACGTCCTGATCAATGACATGGCGCTGGAGGACGTCGTGGCTCCGTGCCCCGACATCAGCAACCTCATTTGTGCTCCTGCCACTATTCACTTGGCAGGCGCCGAAATCGAACTGGTGTCCCTCGTGGCCAGGGAGCAGCGACTCCGCCGAGCCATCGACGTTTACGCCAAGTCCCGCCAGAAAAAGGGCGAAGAACGCCTGGACTACATTTTCATCGACTGCCCGCCGAGCCTTGGCCTGCTGACGGTGAACGCATTCTGTGCTGCGGGCGAGGTCCTGATCCCCATTCAGTGCGAATATTATGCGCTGGAAGGCCTCAGCCAATTGCTGAAGAACATCGAGATGATCCAGAAGCATTTGAATGCTGATCTTGAAGTTTCCACCATTCTGCTGACCATGTATGACGGCCGGACCAACCTGGCCGCGCAGGTGGCCGCGGAGGTCCGCCAACATTTCCCGGACCAGGTGCTGGGTGCCGTTGTCCCGCGCTCTGTGCGCATTTCCGAGGCACCCAGCTATCAGCAGACGGTCATGACGTACGATCCATCCTCCAGCGGCGCCCTTTCCTATCTGGAAGCCGCAGCGGAAATCGCTGAGCGCTAGAATTTTCCAAACACTGCAACAGCCGGAGCCAGGCATAGCCGGGCTCTTCCAATGGAGGGATTTATCCATGAGCGATAAGCGACGCGGGCTCGGTCGCGGTCTTGGCGCACTCATACCAAGTTCCGCCTCCACCAACGCTGCGGGTAGCGGAACAGCGCCGTCACGCCCCGTGGACCTTTTCTTTCCGGAAGCGCGCAAGTCTGCGCCCGCAGAGGCTGATACCGCTGTTGAACCCTCGACCACCACGCCCGGCCGCTCTTCCGAATCCAAGGGTTCTGCAGCTGCCGGCACCGGAGAGACGACCGAGAAGACCGTGGACAAGCGGCGACCGGCTGCTTCCGCCTCGAAGTCCGAGCCTGCTGCGGCGACCCCGGTGAAGCCCAAGGGTGATGTGTCCGCCGAGGATGGTGCCGGATCGGAAGATGCTCCAGTAGGGGGCCTGCGTGCGGCCGGCAACGACGTCGAACTTGTTGAGGTCCCGGGTGTCCGGTTTGCCGAAATCCCCGTTGGTGATATCCACCCCAACCGTAAACAGCCCCGTACCGTCTTCGATGAGGACGATATGGCAGAGCTGATTCACTCAGTTCGGGAAATAGGCGTTCTCCAGCCAATTGTGGTGCGTACCTCAACCGAAAAAGGTGGCGAACCTTATGAACTCGTCATGGGCGAGCGCCGATGGCGGGCGGTTCAGGCCGCAGGCTTGGATACGATTCCCGCAATCGTCCGTGACACCACCGATGACGACCTGCTTCGCGACGCACTCCTGGAAAACCTGCACCGCAGTCAGCTCAACCCGCTCGAAGAGGCCGCTGCCTACCAGCAGCTCCTCGAGGACTTCGGCACAACTCATGAGCAGCTCGCTGACCGCATCGGCCGCTCGCGCCCGCAGGTGTCGAACACGCTCCGCCTGCTCAAGCTGCCACCGCTGGTACAGCGCCGCGTGGCCGCCAACATCCTCTCCGCAGGGCACGCTCGGGCACTGCTGTCATTGCCGGACGCGGCAGCCATGGAACGCCTTGCACAGAAGATTGTGGCCGAGGGCATGTCCGTGCGAGCCACGGAGGAAGCGGTGACCCTCCATCGTGAGCCTGCCGCACCGGCGAAGAACAACATTCCCCGCCCCGGTGCGCGCCACGAACGCCTGGATTATCTCGCTTCCTCACTTTCCGATCGTCTTGATACAAACGTGAAGATTTCGTTGGGCGCGCGAAAAGGTCGCGTTAGCATCGAGTTCGCCAGCGTGGAAGATCTGAACCGAATCATGGATGTGTTGGCCCCTGGGGCCGAGAACTAGGAATTCCGCACTACCGAGGGCCCGTTTCACGTGAAACGGGCCCTTTCCTTTTGCCCAGAGTGTTCCGAACTGGCCACTGCCCGGTGGAACTGTTGCTCGCTGGCGGGGCCGAGTCGGTCGATCAAGGTCGCGGCCTCTCCGTGACTGCGCAGCCAGGCAACTGATCGCATTTGTCGGCATCGCCGCCATACCGTCGCGTGCCGCGGTCTTTGCCGGTGCAGGCTGGCACCTTTGATGCGTTCCATTTTGAAGTTGCGGGAAGTGTTTCGGTGGACAGCATTTCCAAAGAACAACAAGCGCGTCTGAGTTTACGGGGTGAGCGGATGCATACGAGACCGCTACCAGGCAGGCCGTTGCCTGGTTCGTGCACGGCGCTGAGGTGCCCAAATGGGCTGCAGGGCCAATTTTTCTGTCTCCGTTGGTGTCCGAATCTGTCACTCTCTGCGTATCCAAGGCCGTTCAGCGGGCGTCGGAAACCTTACGGATCGACACAACCGCAGTCTGACCCGCACCCGATTGCCCTTCTAGTTCGGGGGCTAGGCACCTATCAGCCGCGTCGCAAAGTGCTGGCGGTCCTCCGAGTCGCCGGGACTGGTCTTCCACTTGCGGCTTTCCGAGCATGTTGGGGCTGCCCAGCGCATTTCGTACTCCGGGTAGCCTCGAAATGCCGCCACACTGCTCCTCGCGGGTGCAACGCGCAGCGGTCCACGTAGTCGCGACGTGGCCCTCTGTGCTTCCGCCGGCGAGGGCATAGAGGATCTCGTGGCTGCTTGCCTTGGGCGCAGACAGTGTCTACCAGCCGCGATCGTCTTCGGGGTGCGGGCCGGCTATACAGGACGTCCGGACCGGCCTCGGGAGCGGCGTGGCCGCTGGATTCCTCTGTTCGGGGCGTCGTTTGCTGCGGAGAGGCGTAATCCATGTGGCTCCCCCAGGTTGTTTCACGTGAAACGGTCCTATCCGGGTCCGAAATTCGGGCGTCCCAACTTCGTGCCAGGTAGCACCGGATCACATCGGCCCTCGCGGGGCGATTGGCTGTTCGACTCCGAAACGAACACAAAGTTTGCACCCTTCCCTCGAGGGAAGGAACGCTATCAGCGGTCTACACACGATGCCGGCGACGATCGCACGTCTATGTGGAGGCGTCGGAACGGCGGAAATGCTCATGGTCGGACCGTCTGGTTCGCGAGAGACCTCCACCGTGTCTACAGGGTGGTGGATCGCGGTGCCGTGCGCCCCGCCAGCGAACGACAGTCAGGAAGATGGCCGGGCATACACGCCAACGGACGGGCCGCCCTCGGGCCGCCATGCCTGCCTTCGGACTGCTATCGGGGGTGCAGCAGCGTCTGCTCCCGTCTCCCAGTCGTCCAGCGCTCTGGCGGCCCAGGACTCTCAACCCTGCGGAAACTTGGACGTACGAGATTGCTGCAGGAAGTCTTTCGGCTATGGAACGCCGTGAGTGCTCTAGCTTGCCGTCGCAGGATCGCAGGATCGCAGGATTGCCACAAGTCATGGGACTGCACCATCGCCAGCCGGGTGCGTTCCGTGCCGGCCGCATAGGCGCGATTCGAACCAGGACGATCTTGCTGGCGGTCCTGGAAAACCGGCAGGCCGTGAATCATCGTAAATGAACCGTCTCGTCTAAGGCGTGGGGACGGTGCCCTCCATTGCGCTGATAGCCTCCGAGGACGCCTGTCGCGACAGTCCCGGCTTCGATGCCGCGGGAGTTGTTGCGCGATCGAAGGATCCTGTCGCCGGCCCAGAGGACTCCGAGCACGGTACTGCCCGTCGAACATGGAGAGTCCCTTGGGCGCTGAGCTCGTCTGGCGGGGCGCGGCCAAAGCTGCCAACGGCGGGACGCTCAGACGGAGACCTACGGATCGACGCCCCTGTATCCATGGCGCGCATCACCGAGTTCGCACTCCCCGGCACGTGCTGCTGTTCACGGCTCTGTCCTCTGCCCGCGTGGCATACTGGGCCGCTGGCCGTCCTTGGAACCCCTCACCCGTATCAGAGGGGCCGTGTGAGTGCGGAGCGGCCACGAGGGACCGGAGGCAGAGGTTTCACGTGAAACCCTAGTAGCCGGATGGTCGCTCTGGTCATTGCCAAGCCCGATGCATCTGTAGTTCCCTCGGCGGTAGAGCACGACGGTCATCCACCATGGTGCAGGGAGCTTCAACCAGCGCACGTCGGCTCTCGCTTCCCGCAAGGACAGTGGCTTCGCCGCCCTGGATACCGACGTTTCACGTGAAACGTCCGTGCGGCCGACGCGGGCGTACCGAGAGGACTGGACGGGTCAGGCGACTACGTAGACCGACCACACCACTCGGCGCTAGTCCACAGACTCGTTGTCGGTGCGTTCACTCCCCTGCCTCTTGACGTCGTGAGTAGTGGCTCATATTTGATCTCATGATCGTCATAGCGACAGGTGGTGGCAACGCGCTCTGTCTGAAGGTGTCCATCATGGGGTTTATCGTGGAGTCCAGGAGTCCAGGAGTCCAGGAATCCAGAATTGCGGAATCCAGCTCCCGCCTCTCGGTGCGGGTCAGTTGATCGGTGTCCGGACCCGGCCTTGCAGCCATGCCCGCATTCCTCCCAGATGATCGTGTTTGGTGGGTCATCCAGGAATGACGGTGCTTCCGTAGAGACAGCATACGATCCGAAAACTTGCCGCGATGTGCGACCCTCGTTCGAAGCTGACCAGAGACGGGCCTCGCCAGGGGTCTAGCAGCGACGTCGAGAGGTCACCGTGGGGGCTGTTGGGCCAGTGGATATTGCGGTGGATATCACGGTGGATAAACCTGTGGATAACTCTGTTGGTAACGAGCC is part of the Arthrobacter sp. KBS0703 genome and encodes:
- a CDS encoding ParA family protein, translated to MTSSETSTQRIPPFVSLGSARAFGVPSVAMASNHLNSVAVLNASKVSRETPATGNVLDTLDDSSPIARELAHENKRRERLLGRNLPKPEKTRIFTVSNQKGGVGKTTTTVNIAAALAAAGLNVLVIDIDPQGNASTALGIEHHAEVDSIYDVLINDMALEDVVAPCPDISNLICAPATIHLAGAEIELVSLVAREQRLRRAIDVYAKSRQKKGEERLDYIFIDCPPSLGLLTVNAFCAAGEVLIPIQCEYYALEGLSQLLKNIEMIQKHLNADLEVSTILLTMYDGRTNLAAQVAAEVRQHFPDQVLGAVVPRSVRISEAPSYQQTVMTYDPSSSGALSYLEAAAEIAER
- the yidD gene encoding membrane protein insertion efficiency factor YidD, translated to MFDLTGAVVPFLKSAAAAAGRFVWNLPRNILILLLMAYRKVISPLYGQVCRFFPSCSAYALEAITVHGAVRGSWLAAKRLVRCHPWNAGGVDHVPAGHREWPDNQTPTIVVLNNPDKYLAARTDGEGRLAA
- the yidC gene encoding membrane protein insertase YidC, which produces MDIFGTIMAPFKWLVSVIMVGFHDGLSFIGLPAANGWTWTLSIIGLVLVIRAALIPVFVKQIKAQRGMQLLQPDLKKLQDKYKGKTDQLSRQAMAQEQMAMYKKHGTNPFSACLPMLIQMPFFFALFQVLSGISTAKAGGQGIGAMSVEQVRQFDESSIFGAPLSASLLHGSTAGGEVAVWILSIVMILAMTASQFITQKQIMAKNMSEEAMASPFMRQQKMMLYILPLVFGVGGINFPIGVLIYWTTTNLWTMGQQFFVIRRMPTPGSPAAKALAERRAAKGLPVLPILGGKKADAEAEAAAAAAVSEARSQRIQPQRKNRKKK
- the dnaA gene encoding chromosomal replication initiator protein DnaA, with the protein product MTVDEANHANTVGSSWRRVVTLLEQDDRVSPRQRGFVILAQAQGLIGSTLLVAVPNELTREVLQTQVKDALDDALRNVFSDDIRCAIDVDTDLVPVHEEPEPAVELSLAADPSVELKPQPMLPSTSHEFGRLNPKYVFDTFVIGSSNRFAHAAAVAVAEAPAKAYNPLFIYGDSGLGKTHLLHAIGHYARRLYSGIRVRYVNSEEFTNDFINSIRDDEGASFKTTYRNVDVLLIDDIQFLAGKDRTLEEFFHTFNSLHNNNKQVVITSDQPPKLLAGFEDRMKSRFEWGLLTDIQPPELETRIAILRKKALSEGLSAPDDALEYIASKISSNIRELEGALIRVTAFASLNRQPVDVALAEMVLKDLITDDGAQEITSSQILTQTAEYFKLSMEELCSKSRTRTLVTARQIAMYLCRELTDMSLPKIGQELGGRDHTTVIHADRKIRELMAERRVIYNQVTELTNRIKQQQRDS
- a CDS encoding R3H domain-containing nucleic acid-binding protein, whose amino-acid sequence is MSVESSEHALSADVSEDQDDATEAVNAGKGTSASRLEEEGDVAADYLEELLDIADIDGDIDIEVRNGRTYISIVTEEESAGLENLVGKDGEVLEALQELTRLSVLSATENRSRLVLDINGYRKERAGHLQKIAEDAVASVKETGEAVALEPMSAYERKIVHDAVADLGFVSESEGEGAGRHIVVSAD
- the rpmH gene encoding 50S ribosomal protein L34, which codes for MSKRTFQPNNRRRAKKHGFRLRMRTRAGRAILAARRGKGRIELSA
- the rsmG gene encoding 16S rRNA (guanine(527)-N(7))-methyltransferase RsmG, which codes for MVEITAAERQAAEKIFGDRLGLAERYVEHLATSGTERGLIGPREVPRLWGRHVLNCAVIESEIAHGSHVADVGSGAGLPGLCLAIARPDLELTLIEPLERRVIWLQEVVDDLGLSNVTVMRTRAELAVGMVKADVVTARAVSALSNLAGLTIPLLDGDGEVVAIKGRSAAEEIEKAAKVIRKLGGVQTSVVTVGQDLLEEPTTVVRIVVKKTRKIV
- the rnpA gene encoding ribonuclease P protein component, whose product is MLATRNRLRTSTDFSTTVRSGVRNGRRNVVLYTATIGADEPSRIGFIVSKGVGNAVARNLVKRRLREAGAVSLREYGTGFAIVVRALPASATASWQELLADYNAALEVTMRRLGGRHPKSAALRSNGTTQEGTQRV
- a CDS encoding ParB/RepB/Spo0J family partition protein; this translates as MSDKRRGLGRGLGALIPSSASTNAAGSGTAPSRPVDLFFPEARKSAPAEADTAVEPSTTTPGRSSESKGSAAAGTGETTEKTVDKRRPAASASKSEPAAATPVKPKGDVSAEDGAGSEDAPVGGLRAAGNDVELVEVPGVRFAEIPVGDIHPNRKQPRTVFDEDDMAELIHSVREIGVLQPIVVRTSTEKGGEPYELVMGERRWRAVQAAGLDTIPAIVRDTTDDDLLRDALLENLHRSQLNPLEEAAAYQQLLEDFGTTHEQLADRIGRSRPQVSNTLRLLKLPPLVQRRVAANILSAGHARALLSLPDAAAMERLAQKIVAEGMSVRATEEAVTLHREPAAPAKNNIPRPGARHERLDYLASSLSDRLDTNVKISLGARKGRVSIEFASVEDLNRIMDVLAPGAEN